A window of Juglans regia cultivar Chandler chromosome 7, Walnut 2.0, whole genome shotgun sequence contains these coding sequences:
- the LOC109018718 gene encoding heat shock 70 kDa protein 8 codes for MAEPEYTVASDSETTGEEKSSSAFPEIAIGIDIGTSQCSVAVWNGSQVELLKNTRNQKVMRSYVTFKDDAPSGGVSNQHTHELEMLSGASIFNMKRLIGRVDTDPVVHASKSLPFLVQTLDIGVRPFIAALVNNVWRSTTPEEVLAIFLVELRAMAEIALKRPIRNVVLTIPVSFSRFQVTRIERACAMAGLHVLRLMPEPTAVALLYAQQQQQTIHENMGSGCEKIALIFNMGAGYSDVAVSATAGGVSQIKALAGSAIGGEDMLQNMMRHLLPDSEIIFSNHGINEIKSMGLLRVATQDAIHRLSFETSVQIDVDLGNGSKICKVVNQEEFQEVNREVFEKCESLIIQCLRDAKIEPDDVTDIIAVGGCSFIPKIKNLIMTICKRQELYKGINPMEAAVCGAALEGAVASGINDPFGSLDLLTIQVTPLAIGIQADGNNFVPIIPRNTTMPARKELAFTTVHDNQTEALIVVYEGEGKKVDENHLLGYFKLVGIPPAPKGVPDINVCMDIDASDVLRVLAGVVVPGSQQAAIPVMEVRMPTIDDGHGWCAEALHRTFGSKLNLVTVQKKI; via the coding sequence ATGGCTGAACCAGAATACACCGTAGCATCAGATAGTGAAACCACTGGAGAGGAGAAATCATCTTCTGCTTTTCCAGAAATTGCAATAGGAATTGATATCGGCACTTCACAATGTAGTGTTGCAGTCTGGAATGGCTCCCAAGTAGAGCTCCTTAAAAACACTAGAAACCAAAAGGTGATGCGATCGTATGTAACTTTCAAAGATGATGCCCCTTCAGGGGGAGTCAGTAATCAGCACACCCATGAGCTTGAAATGTTATCTGGAGCTTCAATCTTCAACATGAAACGCTTAATTGGAAGAGTTGATACTGATCCAGTTGTTCATGCGAGCAAAAGCCTTCCGTTTTTGGTACAAACATTGGACATTGGTGTCCGCCCTTTCATTGCAGCCTTGGTTAACAATGTCTGGAGATCCACCACTCCTGAAGAAGTCTTGGCAATATTTCTGGTGGAATTAAGAGCAATGGCTGAGATTGCACTAAAGCGGCCCATAAGAAATGTTGTTCTCACCATTCCAGTTTCATTTAGTCGCTTCCAGGTGACCCGAATCGAAAGAGCCTGTGCCATGGCTGGCCTTCATGTCCTAAGACTGATGCCTGAACCAACAGCTGTGGCACTGTTATATGCACAGCAGCAGCAACAGACAATACATGAGAATATGGGAAGTGGATGCGAGAAGATTGCACTGATATTTAATATGGGTGCTGGCTATTCTGACGTCGCTGTTAGTGCTACAGCTGGAGGAGTTTCGCAAATAAAAGCTCTGGCAGGAAGTGCTATAGGAGGAGAAGACATGCTTCAGAATATGATGCGACATTTGTTGCCTGATTCCGAGATCATCTTCTCAAACCATGGGATCAATGAGATTAAATCAATGGGCTTGCTTCGAGTAGCAACTCAGGATGCAATCCACAGGCTCTCCTTCGAGACCAGTGTACAAATTGATGTTGACCTGGGAAACGGGTCAAAAATATGTAAGGTCGTGAACCAGGAGGAATTTCAGGAAGTCAACAGAGAGGTGTTCGAGAAGTGTGAGAGCCTCATAATCCAATGCCTGCGTGATGCCAAGATAGAACCCGATGATGTGACTGACATAATTGCCGTGGGAGGTTGCTCATTTATTCCAAAGATAAAGAATCTTattatgactatatgtaaaagACAGGAGCTTTACAAAGGGATAAACCCAATGGAAGCTGCTGTCTGTGGGGCAGCACTAGAAGGAGCAGTGGCTTCAGGTATAAATGATCCTTTCGGAAGTTTGGACTTATTGACCATTCAAGTTACACCCCTTGCTATTGGGATTCAGGCCGATGGAAACAATTTTGTACCCATTATACCTAGAAACACTACAATGCCAGCACGGAAAGAGTTAGCTTTCACAACTGTTCATGATAATCAAACTGAAGCGTTGATTGTTGTATATGAAGGTGAAGGGAAGAAGGTGGACGAGAATCATCTTCTGGGATATTTCAAGCTCGTGGGTATTCCTCCAGCTCCCAAGGGAGTTCCAGATATAAATGTGTGCATGGACATTGATGCCTCGGATGTGCTGAGAGTACTGGCTGGGGTTGTGGTGCCAGGATCTCAACAGGCTGCAATTCCTGTCATGGAAGTTAGGATGCCAACAATTGATGATGGGCATGGCTGGTGTGCAGAAGCTCTGCACAGAACTTTTGGGTCTAAACTGAACTTAGTTACAGTTCAGAAGAAGATATAG